The sequence CTGGGCGATCTTCAGTGCGATCGTGCTACTCGTCCCCACCGGTCTCACGATGATGCTGATGATGAACCCCGGCGAGTTCGGGTACGGCTGGTTCCTTGCCGTCGCGGCACTGACCGGCTTCGGTGGCGGCAACTTCGCCTCGTCGATGACCAACATCAACGCCTTCTATCCTCAGCGGCTCAAAGGGTGGGCCCTCGGTCTCAACGCGGGTGGCGGCAACATCGGTGTCCCCGTCATCCAGCTGGTCGGCCTGCTGGTGATCTGGCTCGCCTCTGATCAGCCCGAGATGGTCTGCGCCGTCTACCTTGTGGCACTGGCATTCGCCGGTGTCGGCGCGGCGATCTACATGGACAATCTCGATCACCAGACGTCGAGTGGCCGCGCAATGCTGGACTGCCTCAAGCACCGCGACACCTGGCTGATCTGCTTCCTCTACATCGGGACGTTCGGTTCGTTCATCGGATTCGGGTTCGCGTTCAGTCAGGTTCTCAACATCAGCTTCACCTCCGCGGGCGCCGCCAAGCCGGCTCTCGCCGCCGCGCAGATCGCCTGGATCGGCCCGTTGCTCGGATCGTTGTCCCGGCCGTACGGCGGAAAGCTGGCCGACCGGGTCGGCGGCGGCAAGGTGACCATGTACAGCTTTGTCGCGATGACGTTCTCGGCTGCGATTCTCGTGGTCGCCGGATCTGTCGCGGACGCGAACGGCAAGGTCATCAGCGGCGGAGTGCTCGCGGCGTTCATCGTCGGATTCATCCTGCTGTTCCTGATCTCCGGGGTCGCGAACGGTTCGGTGTACAAGATCATCCCGACAATCTGGGAACACAAGTCGCAGAACCTCACCAGCCTCAACGCGAACGGCAAGGCGAAATGGTCACGCGGCATGTCGGGAGCGCTGATCGGGATCGCCGGTGCCGCAGGCGGACTGGGCGGCGTCGGGATCAACCTGGTCCTGCGGGCGAGCTACAAGTCGAATCAGTCGGCGACCGTGGCCTTCTGGATCTTCATGGGCTTCTACGTGGTCGCCGGTCTCATCACCTGGTGGTTCTACGCCCGTCGCCCGATCGTCGCCGGCGTCACCACCGATCTGCAGGTGGCAGAACCCGGCGGCACGTCCCACCAATCGACCACGGACCCCGGGTCCACCGACAAGGCGATGGCCTGACCGCGAGTCGGGTTCTCGAAGCCGAACATCAAGGGAGTTACCAGTGACCAGCGAATCCAGGACAGTCGTCGTGGTAGGCCACGGCATGGTCGGTCACCGCTTCGTGCAGACGCTGCGTGACCGCGACGCCGAGGGCACGTGGCGTGTCGAGGTGGTCTGCGAAGAGCAGGATCCGGCCTACGACCGTGTCGGGTTGTCCTCGTATGTGGGCTCGTGGCAGCGTGATTCGCTGGCGCTGGAGGGGAACGCATACGACGACGACGATCTGGTCGTCACCCATCTCGGCGAGGCGGTCACCGACGTCGATCGCTCGGGTCGTCGGGTGGTCACCTCGAGCGGTCGCGAGATCGACTACGACGCACTGGTTCTGGCGACCGGTTCCTATGCGTTCGTGCCGCCGGTGCCCGGTCACGACCACGAGAAGTGCTTCGTCTACCGCACGCTCGACGACCTCGACGCCATCCGGGATGCCGCCGAGGCGGCCGGCCCCGGTGCGCCGGGCGTGGTGGTGGGTGGCGGCCTGCTGGGCCTCGAGGCCGCCAACGCACTGAAATTGATGGGGATGACACCCCACGTGGTCGAGTTCGCGCCGAGACTGATGCCGATGCAGGTCGATGCCGGCGGTGGTGCCGTGCTCGAGAACCTGGTCACCGATCTGGGTCTGACCGTGCACACCGGGGTCGGCACCGCCGACATCTCCGACAGCGCGTCGGGCGGTGTGACCGTCACGCTCAGTGACGACAGCGAGATCGAGGCGGCGCTGGTCGTCTTCTCGGCGGGGGTCCGGCCGCGCGATCAACTCGCCCGCGACGCGGGCCTGGCCGTCGGTGAGCGGGGCGGCGTACTGGTGGACACGAACTGTCGAACCGACGACCCCGACGTCTACGCGATCGGCGAGGTGGCCGCGGTGGAGGGTCGGTGTTACGGGTTGGTCGCGCCGGGGTACAGCACCGCCGAGGTGGTCGCCGACCAATTGCTCGGCACGCGCAGCACCTTCCCGGGTGCCGACATGTCCACCAAGCTCAAGCTCCTCGGCGTTGACGTCGCCAGCTTCGGTGACGCCATGGCCACCACCGAGAACGCTCTCGAGATCGTCTATCACGATGCGGTGGCAGGCAGGTACGCGAAGGTGGTCGTATCCGACGACGCCACCACGCTCCTCGGCGGCATCCTGGTCGGCGATGCGTCGGCGTATGCGATGCTCAAGCCGATGGTGGGTCGCGAGATCCCAGGAGACCCGGCCGCCCTGATCGCTCCTGCCGCCGGGCCCGGGGTCGGTATCGACGCGCTGCCCGACGATGCCGAGATCTGTTCGTGTAATGGGGTTTCCAAGGGATCGATCTGCTCGGCGATCGCGGCGGGCGCATGTGAGATAGCCGACATCAAGAAGGCGACGTGCGCCGGGACCACCTGCGGTGGGTGTCTGCCGAGCGTGAAGTCGCTGCTCGCCGCATCGGGTGTCGAGCTGTCCAAGGCGCTGTGTGAGCATTTCGGGCAGTCGCGCAGCGAGTTGTTCGAGATCGTCTCCGTCACCGGAATCCGTACGTTCTCCGAACTGGTCGAGCGGTACGGGACGGGTCAGGGATGCGAGATCTGCAAGCCGACGGTCGCCTCGATCCTGGCGTCCACGTCCAGCGATCACATTCTCGACGGGGAGCAGGCCGCTCTGCAGGACACCAACGACCACTTCCTCGCGAACATGCAGAAGAACGGGTCGTACTCGGTGGTGCCGCGGATGCCGGGTGGGGAGGTCACCCCCGAACAGCTCATCGTGATCGGTGAGATCGCCCGCGACTTCGGTCTGTACACCAAGATCACCGGTGGTCAGCGGATCGACCTGTTCGGGGCGCGGGTCGATCAGTTGCCGGAGATCTGGCGCAGGCTCGTCGACGTAGGGATGGAATCGGGGCAGGCGTACGGGAAGAGTCTGCGCACCGTGAAGAGCTGCGTCGGGTCCACCTGGTGTCGGTACGGGGTACAGGACTCCGTCGGCATGGCCGTGTTCCTGGAGAATCGCTACCGCGGACTCCGGTCGCCCCACAAACTGAAGTTCGGGGTGTCGGGCTGCGCACGCGAGTGTGCCGAGGCGCGCGGCAAGGATGTGGGCGTGATCGCCACCGAGAACGGGTGGAATCTCTATGTCGCCGGCAACGGCGGCCAGAGCCCGAAGCACGCGCAACTCCTGGCCAGTGGAGTGGATGACCAGACCCTGGTCGCATACATTGATCGGTACCTTATGTTCTATGTCCGTACTGCCGACCGGCTGCAGCGCACCGCGCCGTGGCTGGAGTCGTTGGAGGGCGGTCTCGATCATCTGCGTGCGGTGGTCTGTGATGACAGCCTTGGACTGGCCACCGAGCTGGAGGCGGCGATGGAAGCACACGTCGCCGGGTACCGCGATGAATGGGCCGCAGTACTCGACGACGAGGAGAAACTGAAGCGCTTCGTCTCGTTCGTGAACGCGCCCGACGTGGTCGACCCGACGATCCGCTTCGCCGACGCCGATCGGAAGGTGCCGGTGCTGCTCGACATGCCTGCGATGCCGCCACGTGCGACCGGACTGCAACTCGCGGTCAATGACGTGACCGAACCCGAACGTGAAGGAGTGCCGACGTGATCCTCGCTCATGAACCCGCCGAACCCGGGACCCATCCCGACGCGGTGCCCGGGCAATGGGTGCGGGCCTGTGCAGTGGCCGATCTGGCGATCGGCCGGGGTGTCGGGGTCCTCGGCCCGGGTTTCGAACAGGCCGCACTGTTCCGCGTGCCCGCGGTGGAGACCGATCGGGAGGCGGTCGTCGGCCGCACGCGGCTGTATGCGATCGGCAACATCGATCCGTTCTCCCACGCCGCGGTGCTCTCGCGCGGGGTGACCGGTGACCGTTCGGGTGAGCCGACCGTCGCGAGTCCCCTGGGCAAGCAGGTGTTCTCGTTGCGCACCGGGCTGTGCATCGACGACGAGACGACGTCGGTGGCGAGTTATGCGGTACACATCGTCGACGACATGGTCGAGGTGTTCTTTCCGCGCCGATGAGCACAAACAAGAACACCGCATCCCCTGACGACACGGAGAACCTGCCGCTGGCCGGTTTCACCATCGGCATCACCGCTGCACGCCGGGCAGATGAGTTCGCGGCACTGTTGACTCGTCGGGGAGCCGAGATCATGGCAGCACCGACGATCCGGATCCTGCCGCTGACCGACGACACAGAGCTCGAGCGGGTGACGAGGGAGATCATCGTCGACCCGCCCGACCTCATGGTCGCCACCACTGGCATCGGGTTTCGGGGCTGGGTGGAGGCGGCCGACGGATGGGGAAGCGCGGAGTCTCTGATCGACGCGCTCGGGAAGAGTCGCCTGATCGCCCGCGGACCCAAGGCCAAGGGTGCCATCCGCGCCGCCGGCCTGCGGGAGGAGTGGTCTCCGGAGAGCGAGTCGTCGTCGGAGGTACTCGACCGGCTGCTCGAGCAGGGCGTCGACGGGGTGCGCATCGCGGTGCAGTTGCACGGGGCGACCACCGAGTGGGAACCGTTGCCGGATTTCTGTGCGGTGCTGCGGGCCGCCGGGGCCCACGTGCTGCCGGTGCCCGTCTACCGCTGGAACATGCATCCCGACGTCGATCGCATCGACCGGATGGTCGGCGCCGTCACAAGGGGTGACCTCGACGCCATCACGTTCACGAGTGCGCCGGCGGCGGCCGCGATCCTCACCCGCGCCAAGGAATTGGGAAAGCTCTCGCCGTTCGTCCATGCCATGCGCACCGCCGTACCGGTGATGTGTGTGGGGTCGGTCACGGCTGGACCGCTCGAGGCCTTGCAGATCCCGACCATCTATCCGAAGCGGTTCCGCCTCGGTGCGCTGGCGCGGCTGATCACCGAAGAGCTTCCGCGACGCAGTCACAATCTGCGGATCCACGGTCACGACACCGCCATTCGTGGTCAGGCCGTAGTCGTCGACGGCGAACTCCGCGATCTGTCGGCCACCAGCCTGAGTCTGCTCAAGGCCCTTGCGACGGTTCCAGGTCGGGTCGTCTCGCGCCAGGAACTCCTGACGGGCCTCCCCGGTGACAGCTGCGACACGCATGCCGTCGAGGTGGCCGTCGCACGGCTACGAAACGCGTTGGGGGACCCCAAGATGATCCAGACGGTGGTGAAGCGGGGGTATCGACTCGCGGTCGATCTGGAGTACGACGGAGAGGACGATCCCGAATGACGCGCAGGAGCAGTGACCCGATCTTGCCTGAGGGTGATCGACTCCGCGACATCAGTCCGGTTCTGGTCGCGCATGGGACCCGAAATCCTCTCGGAGTCAACGTGATCGCTCAGATCGCCGAGGCTGTGAGCGAGCGGATCGGCACCACCCGGACCGCCTTTGTCGACGTGCTCGGACCGACGCCCGCCGAGGTGATCGCGGACGTCGATCGTCCCGCAGTGCTCGTCCCCGCCTTCTTGGCCTCGGGATATCACGTACGCAAGGACATCCCGCACCATGTCGCGGCAGCGGGGCGGCCGGATACGGTGATCACCCGGGCGCTTGGACCGGACCCTGGGATCGCTGCCGTGGCGCGGCTCCGGTTGATCGAGGCGGGTTGGCGGCCGGGAGATGCCGTGGTGCTGGCTGCGGCCGGATCATCCGACGAAAGTGCTTGTGGTCAGGTTCATCTCGCGGCCCGTCAGCTGGAATCTCTCATCGGGGGGCGGGTCGAGGTCGGATTCATCACCACCTCGTCGCCGTCGGTGCCGGAGGCGCTCGAGCGTGCCTCGCGGAACGGTCGCCGCGTGGTGATCGCAACGCATCTGCTGGCGCCCGGGCTCTTCCACGACCGGTTGCACACCTACGGTGCTGACGCCGTCGCCGATCCACTCGGCGCCGACCGTCGTATCGTCGATCTGATCGTGACCAGGATGCGGGCCGCGGTCAGCCCGTATCGCCGTCGGCAGCCGGTGCGCTGAAGGTCCTTGTCGCGCAGTGGGATCTCGATACAGCCGGCTCGCCTGGCGTCTCGAGACCACCCTCACCGGCCCGGGACGTCCCACCGACACTCCCGCAGCACAACCTTTCCGTCGCGCACCGGAACTCCCTCGCCGAGTAGGCGTTCGAGTTGTCGGCCGGCGAGATGTGCGGCAGGTCTTCCGCTCGCGGAGATCACCCGATGCCATGGCAGATCGGCCGAATCGGTCCGCATGATCCATCCGACGATCCGCGGACTGGACAGGCCGACGGCCGCGGCGAGGTCGCCGTAGGTGGTGACCTGGCCGACCGGGATCGCGGCCACCAGGGCGCGTACCTGCTCGACCTCGTCCTCGGTGACCGACGCCACGTCAGGCCCGATCGAACATCGACCGAATCGTGCGCGCGGTGAGCTCGGGAGCAAGGAACGGCACCATGTGTTCACAATCGGCGTGCACGATCTCGACCGTGTCGGGACGTTGCGAAGTGCAGGCTTCGAGGAAGGCGGGTCGGACGAACGGGGGATCGACGCGATCTGCGACGACGATGGTGGTCGGCACACCGGCCGGCGGCAAGGCGGCGTCGCGGGCCATCTCGCTCCACGCCGTCGCGGCCGCCGGTGCGGACACACGCCAGCCGACCCGTCGGTCTGCGTTGTCGATGAGGTGGTCGTCGATCTCCTTGTCCAGCAGATCTTCCGGGACGTCGGACCATCCTTCTGCGCGCTTTGCCGCCTTTGCCGCCACCGCGTCCGTGTAGTCCCAGTGCTCGAGGCTGTCGGTGGCGACCTCGAGCGCCATGGCGGGGTCGAGCCCCTGGGCCGGGTCGAGCAACACCAGTCCGCGGACGGAGTCGGTGCCCAGCTGCCGGGCGAGACGCACCGCGATGGCGCCCCCGAACGAGTGCCCGACGATCACGAATGGGCGGGCGGCCACCGCGACGTACCGGTCGACCACATCGACCAGTGACGCCACATGTGCCTCGAACGACCATGGCGGCACCCAGGTGGAATGTCCGTGTCCGAGGAGATCGGGAGCAATCACACGCAGGTCGGCGAGGTGACCGGCGGCGAGCGACTCCCAGCGTTTCCCGTGCCCGGTCAGTCCGTGGATCGCAAGGACATGCGGCGCTTCCGGCCCCTCCGGCCCGAAGACGTAGGTGGTCAACGACATGGCTGCCATCCTGCCGCATCTCTGGTGGGCCGTCGCCTGGGGATCGCGGGGTCGTGGCAGAACCGTTGTCGTTGTCGCGTGATTCCATAGGGGCATGGCACGACGCGTCGATTCCCCGCCCGGGACCGGCACCGCGCTACGCACGCGACTGGTCGCCCCCCGGGCCGGCGCCGACGACGTCGCCCGGCGATGGCCTGCCGAAGTGCAGGCCGCGATCGGTGAATGGACCTCGGCGGACCCTGGACGGCCGTGGTCGCCGATCCGTGTGCATGGCGGCCCGGGGACGGGGAAGACGTCCCTGATCGTCGATGCCGCGGTGTCCCGGCTCGTCCGTCCGGGGGTCGATCCCGAGTCGGTGCTGGTGTTGGCCTCGTCGCGCCGCGCCGCCGGGATGCTCCGCGAGGAGATCACACGGCGTGTGTTGGCGGCATCGGGGAGCGACGATGGCGAGGGCGCGGGTCAGGCGCTGCGAGAACCCTTGGTGCGCACGGTGCACTCCTACGCGTTCGCCGTCCTCCGGTTGCAGGCATCCGCGCACGGGAATCCGCCGCCCCGCCTGATCACCGGCTCCGAGCAGGACATGGTGTTGCGGGAGTTGCTGGCCGGTGACATCGAGGACGGTGCGGAGTATTGGCCCGATCGGCTGAGGCCGGCACTGGGCACCGATGGGTTCGCCCAGGCGTTGCGCGATCTGATGATGCGGGCGGCCGAACGCGGGGTCGGCCCCGAGGAACTGACCGCGCTGGGGCGCCGCCATCGCCGCCCGGAGTGGGTGGCGGCGGGCCGGGCGTACGGCCAGTACGAGCAGAACATGCTGTTGCGCGGCGCGGTCGGAGCGGATTCTCCCGGTGCGTCGGCACCCGCGGTCGATGCCGCGGAACTCGTCGGGTCGGCGTTGTCGGCCTTCGCTACCGATCCCGAGCTCCTCGCCGGTCAGCGTCGGCGAATCCGGCATCTCCTGGTCGACGACGCGCAGCATCTCGATCCCCAGGCAGCGGCGCTGGTGACGTTGATCGGAACCGGCACCGATTCGACGATCGTCGCCGCCGACACAGATCAGTCGGTGTTCGGATTCCGAGGCGCGAGCCCGCGGTTCGCCGACGACCTCGCCGAGCGAGGTTCCGGCCGAGACATCGTGCTGGCACAAGGCTTCCGGAATGATCCGGCGATCGCCGCGGTCGGGGCCGCGCTGGCCTCCCGGCTGCCGGGAGCCCGCCCACATCCGTATCCCGCGGGGCCGGAGTCGGGGCCGGCCGGCACCGAGCCGGTCGAGGACCCGCTCGGCGGCGCAGAGGTGAGGGTCTTCAGCTCGGCCGCCAAGGAGGCGACGGCGGTCGCCGATCTGTTACGTAGAGCGCATCTGTTCTCCGGGGTCCCATGGTCGCGGATGGCCGTGATCGTGCGTTCGGTTTCGCTGGCGCTACCGGCTCTGCGGCGCGCGTTCCGTTCGGCCGGAGTCCCCGTGACCACGCCGACCAGCGATCTGCCCCTGCACCGTCAGCGTGCCGTCGCGGCGTTGATGCAGGTCTTGCGTGCCGTCGCGGCGCGGGGGTTGTCCGACGACGAGGCTGTCGAGGAGTTCGGGGTGGAGGAAGCGGTCGCACTGTTGTCCGGCCCGGTGGGCGGGGCCGACCCGGGTGCCATGCGTCGGCTGCGTCGGGGCGTCCGCCGGTTCGACGAGCGGACGGGCGACGGTGGTGCGGCGACAGATTCGCTGATCGCGTTGCGTCGCGCGATCCTCGACCGCGACGAGGCCGAACGTTACCTCCGAGCTCTCACCGACGCCGAGGCCCGCCCGCTGGTCCGTGTGCTGGAGGTGGTCGACGCTGCTCATCGGACCGATGCGGCGCGGCGCAGCGTGGAGGAGACGCTGTGGGCGGCCTGGCAGGCGACCGGACTGGAGCGTCGGTGGATGGCCGGCGCGATCCGCGGTGGGCCGGCAGGGGAGCAGGCTGACCGGGATCTCGACGCGGTGATGGCGATGTTCGAGGCCGCCGCCGGGTTCGCCGACAATCTTCCGGCGGCCGGCCCGGCGGGTTTCGTGCGGTACCTCGGGGCATTGCAGATTCCTCGGGACAGCCGTGTTCCGGGCGCTGGTGCCGAGGCCGTCACCGTGTTGTCGGCGCATGCCGCCGCCGGTCGTGAATGGGATGTCGTCGCGGTGGCGGGGGTGCTGGACGGTCTGTGGCCGTCGCTGCGAAGTCGGGGCAGTGTGTTGGGTACCGGCCAGTTGGTCGATCTCCTCGACGGCGTCGATCCCGAGGCATTGGACACGGTGGCGCGCAGCACGTCCGCGCTGGCCGACGAACGGCGGCTGTTGCTGGTGGCGTGTACGCGGGCGCGACGGCGACTGCTGGTCACGGCGGTGGAGGACGGCAGCGGTGACGCCTCGCCGTCGCGGTTCGTCGCGGAGATAGCCGATGCGCTCGCATCGCGTCGCGCCTCGTCCGATGCCGTGGAGGCCGAACCGGCGGAGCCGTTTGCGGAACTGCCGTTGGACCCGGGAGTCGACCGGGTGCTCTCGTTGCCGTCGTTGATCGCGACGTTGCGTTCCGCGGTTGTGGCCGGCGCCGGGAGCGGAGCGAGCGGGCCGGATGTGATCGGCGCCGGGAGCGGAGCGAGCGGGCCGGATGTGATCGGCGCCGGGAGCGGAGCGAGCGGGCCGGATGTGATCGGTGCCGGGAGTGGAGCGAGCGGGCCGGATGTGACCGGCGCCGGGAGTGGAGCGAGCGACGCGCGTACCCGTGCGGCCGCGGAACTGCTTGCCGAGCTTGCCGATTCCGACATTCCAGGGGCCGCACCAAAGGATTGGTACGGGCTGGCCGGACCGAGTACGGATGCGTCCCTGTGGACTCCCGACCGCGGGCCGGTGATGTTGTCGCCGTCGAACGTGGAGTCGTTGACACGATGTTCGTTGCGCTGGGTCCTGGAACGACATGGCGGGCGCGACGGTGACGGCACGCCCGCGTTGACCGGAACCCTGGTGCACACTCTGGTGCAGGCCGTGGCCGGCCAGATCGAACCGGCCGAGGTGACAGCGGCGCTGCGCGGGATCTGGGATCGCGTCGACACCGGGGCGGCCTGGTATTCGGTTCGGGAGCTCGAGCGGGCCGAGGCGATGCTCACGAATTTCCGTGACTGGCTGCGGCTCTCGCGTGACGAGTTGTCGGAGATGGGCGTCGAGGCGGAGATCGACGCGACGTTGCCTGCCGGGTCACCGGAGGCCGATCCCGAGGGCGAGGCGGGGGTGCCGGTACGCCTGCGCGGCCGGATCGACCGGCTCGAGCGAGATCGTGACGGCCGGCCGGTGGTGGTCGACGTGAAGACCGCGAAGACCGCGATCACCAAGGCGGACGCGCAAGATCACGCACAGTTGGCGACGTACCAACTCGCGTTGGCGCTCGGCGGGGTCGAAGGCACCGGAAACGCGGACCCCG is a genomic window of Gordonia sp. SID5947 containing:
- a CDS encoding nitrate/nitrite transporter, with amino-acid sequence MPVSVSALRSALTRDHTITDWDPEDREAWDGGNAAVAKRNLVWSVICEHVGFSIWSLFSVMALFMGPEYGISLDQKFVIAATATFVGSCLRIPYTQATARFGGRNWAIFSAIVLLVPTGLTMMLMMNPGEFGYGWFLAVAALTGFGGGNFASSMTNINAFYPQRLKGWALGLNAGGGNIGVPVIQLVGLLVIWLASDQPEMVCAVYLVALAFAGVGAAIYMDNLDHQTSSGRAMLDCLKHRDTWLICFLYIGTFGSFIGFGFAFSQVLNISFTSAGAAKPALAAAQIAWIGPLLGSLSRPYGGKLADRVGGGKVTMYSFVAMTFSAAILVVAGSVADANGKVISGGVLAAFIVGFILLFLISGVANGSVYKIIPTIWEHKSQNLTSLNANGKAKWSRGMSGALIGIAGAAGGLGGVGINLVLRASYKSNQSATVAFWIFMGFYVVAGLITWWFYARRPIVAGVTTDLQVAEPGGTSHQSTTDPGSTDKAMA
- the nirB gene encoding nitrite reductase large subunit NirB, producing MTSESRTVVVVGHGMVGHRFVQTLRDRDAEGTWRVEVVCEEQDPAYDRVGLSSYVGSWQRDSLALEGNAYDDDDLVVTHLGEAVTDVDRSGRRVVTSSGREIDYDALVLATGSYAFVPPVPGHDHEKCFVYRTLDDLDAIRDAAEAAGPGAPGVVVGGGLLGLEAANALKLMGMTPHVVEFAPRLMPMQVDAGGGAVLENLVTDLGLTVHTGVGTADISDSASGGVTVTLSDDSEIEAALVVFSAGVRPRDQLARDAGLAVGERGGVLVDTNCRTDDPDVYAIGEVAAVEGRCYGLVAPGYSTAEVVADQLLGTRSTFPGADMSTKLKLLGVDVASFGDAMATTENALEIVYHDAVAGRYAKVVVSDDATTLLGGILVGDASAYAMLKPMVGREIPGDPAALIAPAAGPGVGIDALPDDAEICSCNGVSKGSICSAIAAGACEIADIKKATCAGTTCGGCLPSVKSLLAASGVELSKALCEHFGQSRSELFEIVSVTGIRTFSELVERYGTGQGCEICKPTVASILASTSSDHILDGEQAALQDTNDHFLANMQKNGSYSVVPRMPGGEVTPEQLIVIGEIARDFGLYTKITGGQRIDLFGARVDQLPEIWRRLVDVGMESGQAYGKSLRTVKSCVGSTWCRYGVQDSVGMAVFLENRYRGLRSPHKLKFGVSGCARECAEARGKDVGVIATENGWNLYVAGNGGQSPKHAQLLASGVDDQTLVAYIDRYLMFYVRTADRLQRTAPWLESLEGGLDHLRAVVCDDSLGLATELEAAMEAHVAGYRDEWAAVLDDEEKLKRFVSFVNAPDVVDPTIRFADADRKVPVLLDMPAMPPRATGLQLAVNDVTEPEREGVPT
- the nirD gene encoding nitrite reductase small subunit NirD, with amino-acid sequence MILAHEPAEPGTHPDAVPGQWVRACAVADLAIGRGVGVLGPGFEQAALFRVPAVETDREAVVGRTRLYAIGNIDPFSHAAVLSRGVTGDRSGEPTVASPLGKQVFSLRTGLCIDDETTSVASYAVHIVDDMVEVFFPRR
- a CDS encoding uroporphyrinogen-III synthase, whose translation is MSTNKNTASPDDTENLPLAGFTIGITAARRADEFAALLTRRGAEIMAAPTIRILPLTDDTELERVTREIIVDPPDLMVATTGIGFRGWVEAADGWGSAESLIDALGKSRLIARGPKAKGAIRAAGLREEWSPESESSSEVLDRLLEQGVDGVRIAVQLHGATTEWEPLPDFCAVLRAAGAHVLPVPVYRWNMHPDVDRIDRMVGAVTRGDLDAITFTSAPAAAAILTRAKELGKLSPFVHAMRTAVPVMCVGSVTAGPLEALQIPTIYPKRFRLGALARLITEELPRRSHNLRIHGHDTAIRGQAVVVDGELRDLSATSLSLLKALATVPGRVVSRQELLTGLPGDSCDTHAVEVAVARLRNALGDPKMIQTVVKRGYRLAVDLEYDGEDDPE
- a CDS encoding sirohydrochlorin chelatase; its protein translation is MTRRSSDPILPEGDRLRDISPVLVAHGTRNPLGVNVIAQIAEAVSERIGTTRTAFVDVLGPTPAEVIADVDRPAVLVPAFLASGYHVRKDIPHHVAAAGRPDTVITRALGPDPGIAAVARLRLIEAGWRPGDAVVLAAAGSSDESACGQVHLAARQLESLIGGRVEVGFITTSSPSVPEALERASRNGRRVVIATHLLAPGLFHDRLHTYGADAVADPLGADRRIVDLIVTRMRAAVSPYRRRQPVR
- a CDS encoding MGMT family protein; protein product: MASVTEDEVEQVRALVAAIPVGQVTTYGDLAAAVGLSSPRIVGWIMRTDSADLPWHRVISASGRPAAHLAGRQLERLLGEGVPVRDGKVVLRECRWDVPGR
- a CDS encoding alpha/beta fold hydrolase, coding for MSLTTYVFGPEGPEAPHVLAIHGLTGHGKRWESLAAGHLADLRVIAPDLLGHGHSTWVPPWSFEAHVASLVDVVDRYVAVAARPFVIVGHSFGGAIAVRLARQLGTDSVRGLVLLDPAQGLDPAMALEVATDSLEHWDYTDAVAAKAAKRAEGWSDVPEDLLDKEIDDHLIDNADRRVGWRVSAPAAATAWSEMARDAALPPAGVPTTIVVADRVDPPFVRPAFLEACTSQRPDTVEIVHADCEHMVPFLAPELTARTIRSMFDRA
- a CDS encoding ATP-dependent DNA helicase, which produces MARRVDSPPGTGTALRTRLVAPRAGADDVARRWPAEVQAAIGEWTSADPGRPWSPIRVHGGPGTGKTSLIVDAAVSRLVRPGVDPESVLVLASSRRAAGMLREEITRRVLAASGSDDGEGAGQALREPLVRTVHSYAFAVLRLQASAHGNPPPRLITGSEQDMVLRELLAGDIEDGAEYWPDRLRPALGTDGFAQALRDLMMRAAERGVGPEELTALGRRHRRPEWVAAGRAYGQYEQNMLLRGAVGADSPGASAPAVDAAELVGSALSAFATDPELLAGQRRRIRHLLVDDAQHLDPQAAALVTLIGTGTDSTIVAADTDQSVFGFRGASPRFADDLAERGSGRDIVLAQGFRNDPAIAAVGAALASRLPGARPHPYPAGPESGPAGTEPVEDPLGGAEVRVFSSAAKEATAVADLLRRAHLFSGVPWSRMAVIVRSVSLALPALRRAFRSAGVPVTTPTSDLPLHRQRAVAALMQVLRAVAARGLSDDEAVEEFGVEEAVALLSGPVGGADPGAMRRLRRGVRRFDERTGDGGAATDSLIALRRAILDRDEAERYLRALTDAEARPLVRVLEVVDAAHRTDAARRSVEETLWAAWQATGLERRWMAGAIRGGPAGEQADRDLDAVMAMFEAAAGFADNLPAAGPAGFVRYLGALQIPRDSRVPGAGAEAVTVLSAHAAAGREWDVVAVAGVLDGLWPSLRSRGSVLGTGQLVDLLDGVDPEALDTVARSTSALADERRLLLVACTRARRRLLVTAVEDGSGDASPSRFVAEIADALASRRASSDAVEAEPAEPFAELPLDPGVDRVLSLPSLIATLRSAVVAGAGSGASGPDVIGAGSGASGPDVIGAGSGASGPDVIGAGSGASGPDVTGAGSGASDARTRAAAELLAELADSDIPGAAPKDWYGLAGPSTDASLWTPDRGPVMLSPSNVESLTRCSLRWVLERHGGRDGDGTPALTGTLVHTLVQAVAGQIEPAEVTAALRGIWDRVDTGAAWYSVRELERAEAMLTNFRDWLRLSRDELSEMGVEAEIDATLPAGSPEADPEGEAGVPVRLRGRIDRLERDRDGRPVVVDVKTAKTAITKADAQDHAQLATYQLALALGGVEGTGNADPGGGRLVYVSAANRNSGATERVQEPLTAERVDEWITVVRKAARASVGPRFAATLNPGCAHCALATSCPAQLRGKTVIDD